A DNA window from Cutaneotrichosporon cavernicola HIS019 DNA, chromosome: 2 contains the following coding sequences:
- a CDS encoding uncharacterized protein (Sof1-like domain), protein MSLFGQAKRHAPPKPRRSPLPVFAGDSEKFSLSSPTTTGSPLGNTSRWLTFVVIPIPANLPFGSRDSPALGNGYGQSKIFHSQNRGGRHIRVPLPIPPRLFARLSRLHPVLRIALAAITIAVVLTLSLGLRKNGPAGRKTWSPLQDPSTVVLTPPEIAKIWEWEVLSGHHPSLAEVPASVPIQQSLVNPIVPANLLSAAKPTPNAGDVRRTPVDHHNTLVGKGPARNYIAPWDKPLRSPGFPPRPVPGAVMDLDIILEKCDYSTNKYVRDCLELLRIGGNLDNGKRVRRGNYLAPFRQMYLEDEFTPVDERQWTPLPPPEAVRPPSLSRDSLSLPPPNAVTPAFSSLEDPCDPLHPRIFHMFWAGAFTDKPYMAVMSFLYTQNLGLDRNPDISSSSTVRKTCRPQFWVWINPGPAAAVPNPSAKREMYETLATNPWSAPFLHERFREVVKFKMWNTTEQLDGIPEMKPYWRDMPIFNSGGNVYKQSKLKQPEPKADVESEVEVEAEAEANANTGGTPTIKKKDGLYDKVGSASESDYDRLSVILSDMARFVLTYRYGGIYLDADTLFLRDWEELWNYRGQFAYRWSFHKKYNTAVLKLHKGSALSTFLFKTALENGLDFHPMTVSSYLKDAGLDKLLVRIPDALFDPAWLNMERLQRDRPPFPYFNQFSVFFSNDKFDTAGPEQLGFDGFFRGAYSYHFHNFWWLPFDASRNWPDLGERFAKGENALREAQRAVASSEKAGAVRTHAAQDELDDEATGGVTKREDMDDAIDLSWSTVLKRTFESYVRGDQPNMYGEWIKW, encoded by the exons ATGTCGCTTTTTGGTCAGGCAAAGCGGCACGCTCCGCCCAAGCCTCGCCGGTCACCCCTCCCTGTCTTTGCTGGTGACTCGGAAAAGTTTAGTCTCTCGTCGCCAACCACAACCGGGTCACCCCTTGGCAACACGTCACGATGGTTGACTTTTGTTGTCATTCCCATACCCGCTAACCTTCCGTTCGGGTCCCGCGATTCGCCAGCGTTGGGCAACGGCTATGGCCAGTCCAAGATCTTCCACAGCCAGAACCGCGGCGGGCGACACATTCGAGTACCCCTCCCCATTCCTCCGCGATTGTTCGCGCGCCTCTCGCGATTGCACCCCGTCCTCCGCATTGCGTTGGCTGCAATCACCATCGCGGTTGTCCTCACCCTCTCGCTCGGCCTGAGGAAAAACGGTCCAGCCGGAAGAAAGACGTGGAGCCCACTCCAGGATCCCAGCACCGTTGTGCTGACTCCTCCCGAGATTGCAAAGATCTGGGAGTGGGAAGTGCTGAGTGGCCACCATCCCAGTCTCGCAGAAG TCCCTGCGAGCGTCCCCATTCAGCAGTCGCTCGTCAACCCCATTGTCCCCGCGaacctgctgtcagctgcgaAGCCCACGCCAAATGCCGGAGACGTGCGGCGCACTCCTGTCGACCACCACAACACTCTCGTCGGCAAGGGACCAGCTCGCAACTACATTGCTCCTTGGGACAAGCCTCTGCGGTCTCCAGGTTTCCCGCCGAGGCCCGTGCCCGGCGCTGTCATGGATCTCGACATTATTTTGGAGAAGTGTGACTACAGTACGAACAAG TACGTCCGTGACTGCTTGGAGCTCCTCAGGATAGGTGGTAACCTCGACAATGGAAAGCGTGTTCGCCGCGGCAATTACCTCGCGCCATTCCGCCAGATGtacctcgaggacgagttcaCACCAGTCGACGAGAGGCAGTGGACACCGCTTCCACCTCCAGAGGCAGTGCGGCCTCCCAGCTTGTCGAGGGATTCTCTGTCGCTTCCGCCTCCAAACGCGGTAACGCCAGCGTTCAGCTCGCTCGAGGACCCGTGCGAccccctccatccccgTATCTTCCACATGTTCTGGGCTGGCGCGTTCACCGACAAGCCATACATGGCTGTCATGTCGTTCCTGTACACCCAgaacctcggcctcgaccgcaACCCGGACATttcctcgtcatcgacaGTGCGCAAGACTTGTCGTCCGCAGTTCTGGGTCTGGATTAACCCTGGACCCGCGGCTGCCGTGCCCAACCCCtccgccaagcgcgagatGTACGAGACGCTTGCGACGAACCCGTGGTCGGCGCCATTCCTCCACGAGCGCTTCCGCGAGGTTGTCAAGTTCAAAATGTGGAACACGAccgagcagctcgacggcaTCCCCGAAATGAAGCCATACTGGCGCGATATGCCCATCTTCAATTCTGGTGGCAACGTCTACAAGCAAAGCAAGCTGAAGCAGCCAGAGCCAAAGGCCGATGTGGAgagcgaggttgaggtcgaggccgaagccgaggccAATGCCAACACAGGGGGCACTCCTACcatcaagaagaaggatgGGCTGTATGACAAGGTTggctcggcgtcggagaGCGACTACGACCGTCTCTCGGTCATTCTTTCCGACATGGCGCGCTTCGTCCTCACGTATCGCTACGGAGGCATCTACCTGGACGCGGACACGCTCTTCCTGCGTGACTGGGAGGAACTGTGGAACTACCGTGGACAGTTTGCGTACCGCTGGAGCTTCCACAAGAAGTACAACACTGCTGTGCTCAAACTGCATAAGGGATCTGCTCTCTCGACATTCCTGTTCAAGACCGCTCTTGAGAACGGCCTCGACTTCCATCCGATGACCGTGTCGAGCTATCTCAAGGACGCGGGTTTGGACAAGCTACTAGTGCGCATCCCGGATGCGCTCTTTGACCCGGCGTGGCTCAACATGGAACGTTTGCAGAGGGACCGCCCGCCCTTCCCTTACTTCAACCAGTTTTCTGTCTTCTTCTCGAATGACAAGTTTGACACGGCCGGCCCTGAGCAGCTTGGCTTTGACGGCTTCTTTCGTGGTGCTTATTCGTACCACTTCCACAACTTCTG GTGGCTTCCGttcgacgcgtcgcgcaaCTGGCctgacctcggcgagcgttTCGCAAAGGGCGAGAACGCCCTGCGCGAGGCCCAGCGCGCCGTGGCCTCGTCGGAAAAGGCCGGGGCCGTGCGTACCCATGCCGCgcaggacgagctcgacgacgaggccacGGGTGGCGTGAccaagcgcgaggacaTGGATGACGCGATCGACCTGAGCTGGTCGACTGTGCTCAAGCGCACGTTCGAGTCGTACGTCCGCGGCGACCAGCCGAACATGTACGGCGAGTGGATCAAGTGGTGA
- the LPD1 gene encoding uncharacterized protein (Glucose inhibited division protein A): MLSRSTVSSGLLRPLTNPASSYAAARGLLRVRGLASEAGAYDLAVIGGGPGGYVAAVKAAQLGMKTVCIEKRGALGGTCLNVGCIPSKAMLNNSHIYHTIVHDTKNRGIEVGEVKVNLDKMLQAKESSVKALTGGIESYLFKKYGVDYIKGEASFASPDKIDVKLLDGGETQVEAKNVIIATGSEVTPFPGIEIDEERIVSSTGALSLKEVPKRMIVIGGGVIGLELGSVWSRLGAEVTVVEFLGGIGGAGIDGEVAKTFQKSLQKQGFKFKLNTKVMGAKREGDIIKVEVESAKNGKKEELEADVLLVAIGRRPVTKGLNLDKIGVEVDDKGRVVIDDQYNTSVKNVRCIGDATFGPMLAHKAEEEGIAAVEWIKNGHGHVNYEVIPSVVYTHPEVAWVGKTEEDLKKAGVEYKVGKYPFAANSRAKTNQDTEGFVKHLVEKDTDRILGTHIIGATAGEMIAEACLAQEYGAGSEDIARVCHAHPTLSEAFKEAAMAAHGKPINF, translated from the exons ATGCTTTCCCGGTCCACCGTC TCTTCgggcctcctccgcccccTCACCAACCCCGCTTCGTCGTACGCTGCCGCCCgtggcctcctccgcgtccgTGGCCTCGCGTCTGAGGCTGGTGCTTatgacctcgccgtcatTGGCGGTGGCCCCGGTGGCTACGTTGCtgccgtcaaggccgcgcagctcggcatGAAG ACCGTCTGCATTGAGAAGCgcggcgccctcggcggcacCTGCCTGAACGTCGGTTGCATTCCCTCCAAGGCCAT GCTCAACAACTCGCACATCTACCACACCATTGTTCACGACACCAAGAACCGCGGTatcgaggtcggcgaggtcaaggtcaacCTTGACAAGATGCTCCAGGCCAAGGAGTCGTCGGTCAAGGCTCTCACTGGCGGTATCGAGTCGTACCTCTTTAAGAAGTACGGTGTCGACTACATCAAGGGTGAGGCTTCGTTTGCCAGCCCCGACAAGAtcgacgtcaagctccttgacggcggcgagacccaggtcgaggccaagaacgTCATCATCGCCACTGGCTCCGAGGTCACCCCATTCCCAGGCATTGAgattgacgaggagcgcatcgtctcgtcgaccgGTGCCCTCTCCCTCAAGGAGGTCCCCAAGCGCATGATCGTCATCGGCGGTGGTGTTATTggtctcgagctcggctcgGTCTGGTCGCGCCTCGGTGCCGAGGTCACTGTTGTCGAGTTCCTCGGCGGCATTGGTGGTGCCGGCAttgacggcgaggtcgccaagaCCTTCCAGAAGTCGCTCCAGAAGCAGGGCTTCAAGTTCAAGCTCAACACCAAGGTCATGGGCGCCAAGCGTGAGGGTGACATcatcaaggtcgaggtcgagtcTGCCAAGAacggcaagaaggaggagctcgaggccgacgttCTTCTTGTCGCCATCGGTCGCCGCCCTGTGACCAAgggcctcaacctcgacaagattggcgtcgaggtcgacgacaaggGCCGCGTCGTCATTGACGACCAGTACAACACTTCGGTCAAGAACGTCCGCTGCATCGGTGACGCCACTTTCGGCCCCATGCTCGCCcacaaggccgaggaggagggtatcgccgccgtcgagtGGATCAAGAACGGGCACGGGCACGTCAACTACGAGGTCATCCCCTCGGTCGTTTACACTCACCCCGAGGTCGCCTGGGTCGGcaagaccgaggaggacctcaagaaggccgGTGTCGAGTACAAGGTCGGCAAGTACCCCTTCGCCGCCAACTCGCGTGCCAAGACCAACCAGGACACTGAGGGCTTTGTCAAGCACCTCGTTGAGAAGGACACTGACCGTATCCTCGGCACTCACA TCATTGGAGCCACCGCCGGCGAGATGATCGCGGAGGCCTGCCTTGCTCAGGAGTATGGCGCTGGAAGCGAGGACATTGCCCGCGTCTGTCACGCCCACCCTACACTGTCCGAGGCATTCAAAGAGGCTGCTATGGCTGCGCACGGCAAGCCCATCAACTTCTAA